From Fusarium musae strain F31 chromosome 8, whole genome shotgun sequence:
CCCCTCCTTCCCCTCTTTTCACCACATATATGCACGTCTGATTCAATATGTCTTGGAATCGTTACAGCCTTGGTCAAGCCAAAATCTTCTATGATGAGACACACCCGCTCCTATCGAGCATTGTGCTCCCATCTCATGTGGAAGAGGTCAAAGGTTGTTTGACGGACTTTTCATGCGTCCTCAATGGGAGAAATGAATCTTTTCCTGAAATCTCAAAAGAGGTAGTGGAGAATTTGGACCGCGGCCTCGGTCTCGAACCAATTGGTAAAGCAGCAGAGAAGACTCAACATGAAGTCCTTGGCAAAGTCGGTGGGGGCTATGGTGAAAAAGTCTGGCAGGGGATTTACGAAAAGTGCTTCTTCGATCGGCTTACCGACTCTCTGTCAACGTCTAGTGAGGGTTCAAGACGGTGAGTCATTTGTTACAATATATACATCATTGCAGCTTACACAATTACCTAGAGTATCACGAAACAAGTACTGCTATGACCGGGTTATACGGTATGCTTGACACCAAGCCTTATCCAGCATGCGTATTTAACATGATGAACAGAAGCAGTGACCAGATGTGGACCTTATTTGAACCCGATCAGacggcaacaacaacacgaTTAAGGCCAGTGAAGAGCCCGAAGCCTGGTCAAGTCCTTTTCTTGCCGATTTACCACCATCATAATAATACTAGACTCCCAAAAGTGGTAGATCCCAAAGCGCGACAATGGAGCCAAGCTGGGGACTCCCGCGCTATGGAGCCTTTCACTTGGTTGACACTTCAAGCACGAACAAAGTTGGCCTTGAGTCGTCTCCTTTTCGTATCTTTGATAAGAACCCATTGGAGGCTAACCTCCGGTATTATCCTTGGCTTATCATAGAGCATAAGGGAGAAAAGGATCAAAATGAAGGTCTCGAACGCGATTTTAACCGCCAAGCCGCCAACGCCACAGCTTGTGCAATCGACTTGGTCCAGCAGACAGCTCAATATGCTATTGAGTTTCCCAGACACGCGCACATCCCTCCGATTCCTACAATTACCATTGTTGGATCTTTTGTCACCGTATGGCTTATGTACTTTGCCGAGAACTTTGACGCGCCATGTATTCGAAGGGATACAGACGAGGTGTTAACAAGAAGGCGGAAAGAAGGCTACATTCGTATTGCCATCACTGGCCCGTAGACCATCAAAGCTTACACTGATGTGAATAGGTCATGCGAGGGATCTGGAAGGGCGACATCAAAAGCCTTGTCGACATTCTGGCCTTTCATATGATCATTGACAATGCACATACGTGGGCAACCCGAGTCCTCAAGCCTCTTGTCGCCACGTACATCGAGCAGTGGAGACATATACACAACGAGCAACAGACGGGAATGGTTGCAGACCTATTACTGACCTCTGAATCACGAGCACTTCGTGAGAAAGATATCGAACAGCGAAAACTCGTCGTGCCCATAGTTCGCGATCTACTAGATGCTCCTTCTGGAATGGAATTGGATGATATGGCACATAAAAAGGTCACGCCGCTGTTCCTGGGGATGCTGATGCATCATATATGCTCCATGGAGAGGCAATTAATTTCCAAACCAATCGAAAAAACGGTTACAGAGAGGCTGCATCTCCTTGTGGCGAGTGGTTCCACAGTTACGACTAAAGTTGAAGCCGTTCACCGAGCTCAGGCAACAGCACAATTGCCGATCCGAGGCCATCGCGAAGAGACAGCTAGCTCAATACAAGAATCCGAGCTTGCAGAGGTGGATGATGATAACCCAGATGATTCTGACTATAATCCTACAAACTAtgagtcaagatcaagatcaccCGCAGGCACCCAccaagatgatggcgatgctCACTCTGAGGTTGCCGTTTCTGTATCCTCTACTTCAGCCTTTTCCCATACGTCCTTTTCCGACGACACAACGCTCTTATGGAAAACTCCTGAAACACTGAAGGCTGGATCAAGTAGCAGGAATGGATCTGAAAGGCCCGACGTTCTTGGTCGACTGTCCACGCAGCTATCTGAGGACTCTGACGACGAGACTCCGAAGCCAAGCTCGGTGGGGCATAAGCTTGATTTCAATTTTACATCCCCAAATTCAGGTTCCCCTCTTGAGCGGCTAGGAGGAAATGCACTGGATGGATCACCGGTGTTCGCAGGTCGACCATCACCCAGTCAATCAAAGTGGCCACCTGGACGAATATTTGCCCCTCCAGAAACCCAAAGGTCTCCCAGGTCTCTCATACAACGGAGTGACATAAGTGCATCCCCTCCTGTAGATGCCAAGCCGAAACAGTGTATTGATTTGACGAGCGACAGTCAGGAAGACCACCGAAATACCGAGGAGTGAATTGCAAGGTGATGTGGTTGACATAACTTGGACTTAGGGCTTTCCAGTTCATCACACACATTCCCCTGTCGCGGCAGGTCCTTTTATACCTATACATTCCTTCTACCGGTGGGCTTTCGGATATATATCCTATGACATCTTCTACTTCATAATCAGTTTGCAATTGCTTTTAAAGTCGACGATTGCGGATTGATAATCTCTCCACGTTACAGCGGAGTAATTGTTGTCCGACTATAGCTCGGTTCCAATTGGTTGCGCCTGGTATCCGACAGTGGTCGGATATACAGGACTCCCATCTGTCGATTAGTCAGTACCGTCCAGGCTTCCTAATCTCTAAAGCGAAGTCGGCTatgctccatctcatctAAGTTCTTTATTCCTGCGGGGTCGGGATTGGCGAGAATGCGCATGATGGACGTTAACGTTACTGACTCGGACGCCATTACATAACGTGAGACTCTTGATGTACTATGGAACACTGTATGTAGcgtataaaataaaatattgaTTAAATATTGAATTCATTCTTACCATCCCCGGAATTCCCATACCGATAGCAGTGTCTATCTACTGTTATCCGCTGAAGGTCAGGCTGAGAACCAGATAAGAATCATGTACACCACCGATTCTCTTCGTGACACAATCCGAGACGCGCCACTGGGACAAATTCTCAGATTCGTTACCAACAACCGCTTCTTCAAATATCCAGAAGAACGTCCACAGTTTGAGCTACCTGCTGCCTGGAATCATGTCCTCAACAGTACCGACCTCAGAACCGCATTCCATACTGGGACTGACACTCCCTCGACTATCGTCAATCCAACATCCGATGAGAATACCATCGAATGCCTAGATCTCGAGGCCAAAAGTCAAGAAACTGATAGACCTACTCGTGCCACGCCCAATGTTACCGAGAATGGAGTCATTCTAGTTGACTGGTACTCTGACCAAGATCCCGACAACCCGCAGAACTGGTCCAACCTACGTCGAGCCCTCATTGGCTTGATCATCTGCTTCTACACGTTCGTTGTGTATCTGAGCTCTGCGATATATTCACCCTCTGTTGAAGGTGTTATGGAGAAGTTTGGAGTCAGCAACCTTGAAGCGACGCTCGGTCTTGCTATGTACGTTCTAGGATACGGCATAGGTCCATTGCTATTCTCTCCCCTTGGAGAAATACCTCGCATTGGTCGCAATCCTGTCTACATCATCACCTTCGGCATATTCGTTATCATTTCGATCCCAACAGCCTTGGTTGATTCGTTTGCGGGGCTCGTCGTCCTACGTTTTCTGCAGGGGTTCTTCGGATCTCCTTGCTTAGCCTCTGGTGGTGCGTCATTGGGCGACATGTATGGGATGATACACATGCCTCTCGCCATGATCGCTTGGGTTGGCGCCATGTCTTGCGGTCGTAAGTGTTACAGCGATTTTGGCTTTATCGGAGATGTACTGATTGTTTCGCAGCATCTCTTGGTCCTTTGATCAGTGCATACGCTGTTATAGCAAAGGGGTGGCGTTGGTCCTTGTACGAGTCAATTTGGGTCTCGGCGCCAGTACTCATCGTTCTGTTTATCTTCATGCCAGAAACTAGCGCCTCTAACATCCTCCTTCGCCGAGCCGAAAGATTGCGCCGATTTGCCGGTAGTCAGAGGCTGCAGTCCCAAAGCGAGATTGATCAGGCACATCTTACAGTCTCAGGTATAGCCGTAGATGCCTTGATCAAGCCCCTCGAGATCACCATCAAGGATCCAGCAGTCCTATTTGTACAGATATACTCGGCCATTCTTTACGCTATATACTACTCCTGTAAGTACTGTGTTCCTCTTGGTTCTGCATTCGCATCTGATAACATAGATTTCGAGGTCTTCCCATTGGTCTTTCCGGTCTACTATGACATGACTCTTGGGGAGGTTGGCCTTGTGTTCATCTGTATCGCAGTTGGATGCATCTtggctattattttatacgGCGCATATCTCTATTACGTGCTCATACCACGAATGAAGAAGTCTGGCATCGCCCAACAAGAAGAGGTACTATCGCCTGGACTTGCCGCCTGCTTCGGCCCGACTATTGGCCTATTCATATTTGCATGGACGGCTAGGTCTTCCATACACTGGATCGTGCCAGTCATTGGAGTAACAATCTATGCCGGCTCAATCTTCACAGTGCTGCAGGTAGTATTCCTCTATGTTCCCATGGCCTACCCTCAATATTCTGCTTCACTGTTCGCAGCGAACgacttcttgagaagtgCCTTAGCCAGCGGCAGTATTCTTTTTGCTCATCCACTCTACAAAAATCTCGGCTTTGCAAAAGGCACAAGCCTTCTGGGAGGCCTGAGCATCATTGGCATCTTTGGCATGTGGGTTCTGTTCTTCTACGGTGCGAAGCTACGTGCCCTCAGCAAATTCGCTACGTGATACTTTGAGGAAATTGCCTCGCTAAGTGTCAAGTGTTTAGAGGAGAGAAAAGTCCTTGGTAGTCCCGGATCAAGGCTTCTAGATGGTCTTTGGCTTCAGGCACTCTTTGGCTTCGTGGCATCACCCATTAATTGAGTGTCTCATAACCAGGTTGATTAGAACGATTTGTGGGGAGCGATCTTCTCTGGAAGAATTCCAAAATAACAATGTATTTTATTGAGATTTATAGAATCTTAGACAGCAACATCTCCTCTCATGAATTCCGAACACCATTATATCTGCTTTAGAACAACTGCTTTCCAGAAGACCTGGAGCACTCATACCACCTGCTCAGCTTTGTTCCAATAGGTCGCGCAGGTTCATATACGAAATGCCTCAAACCGAAGTAGGGTCTGTGGTATTTAGTTGGGCGACAATAAAACCTTGCCCGTTTCTTGGAATTTTGCATAGGATCTGGTACTTGGAGCGTTACAAATGGACATGACTTTTAAACCTTTCGATTGACCTCGAAGTTAGTGTGGGATGCACATCACGATACacttttataactaaatctttTACCAGTCCTAGAAATGTTCCAGAAGTTTTATTGCGATCTATGGTCTAGTCTACCTATAAGACTGAGGACTATTCAGGGTTTTATCGGCGCCTCATGAATCCGCTTAGTCGAATACCTTGGTCCCTGAAGCTTCCTTATCTCCGAACCAAGACCATATATCATGGAGAAGCAGATCAGGGACTTCATAAGCAGCAAAATGGCCGCCATGATCATGTACAGTTCTTTTTAGAACATTTCCTCCTCGCTTTGCCCAATCTATCGGCATACGATAAGTCAAGTCATAGGGGAATTGACTGATGGCGACAGGGATCTCTACCACGGGCAGGGTGCCAAAGTCGAGTGTTTCAAAGCCCCCGTCGTCTTGAACTTCCTTATAGAACCGCATACCACCGTATGGACCCTGGATCCAATACATCATGGACCAAGTAATGATCTCCTCGGGAGTCCAAGCCATGATAGCCGGGTCGATGACCCTCTTCATGATGGAGTACATCCACATGGCATTTCCAAGTGGCGAGTCTGTCATACCAAATGCCAGGGTGAGTGGTTCCGTAGACATAATCAGTCGGTAGCCAGATCCTTGATTCTCATAATTCTCTATGATCTTGATGTATGCAACCTCATCGGGCGTTGATTCCCCCTGTGCAAGTCGGCGAAGGTCGTTGTTCCCAGGCTGGATGATCCAGAAATTGCTGAGTGCTGAGATCACATTCTTTGGGAAATTGTGAGCTTGGTAGCGAAGAATGACGCCACCAAAATCTCCACCTTGGATAACGTATCGGGAGTAGCCAAGCTGAAGCATCAGTTCGTTGAATGCATAGGAAGCCGCCGCGGGGCCGAACCCTGGCTGTGTCGGTGCAGGAGAGAATCCAAAGCCCGGGATTGAAGGCGCAACAACATGAAACGCTGGTAGAGAAGTATTTGGTGGATTTGTCAGATGTTCGATAATATTACCGACTTCAAGGAAGGACCCTGGCCACCCATGAATAAACAGCAATGGTATGGCATCCGACCTGGGTGAGCGGTGATGTACGAAGTGCAGCGGTACAGAATGAGTGACGTTATCGATTTCTGGCTCAACAATAGTCGTAAACTGCTCGAATCTTTGCACAGTATTAGCAATCACTGTCAGGATATCTGTTGCTGTAATCCTACCTCTTGTTGATAGAAGCTTCCGTAGTGTTCCAATCATACTCATTGACCCAGAAGTCACGAACGCTTGTGAAATTCTCAGTACCGGGTCCATCGCTTGACTCATTTATGAACAACGGTGACCTTGTATGAGCAACCCGCTGCCGGGTGTCCTCAATGAAGCCTTGATCAACATGGATCTGGAATGGCTTAGGGGTCTTGGCAAAGGTGGCATTGACATTCGGCAGTGAGATGGTCTCTGAAGTAGCACAGAGAGAGCCGACGGAAAGTATGAGTAGATACAGGCACCGCATGATGACTTGTGATGAGAGATAGATTGAAAATTGGCTTTTGGTATGGAGATAAAGCACCCTTATACATTCATATCATGTTGATGTGACTCTATCAGACAGTCCCTGATCTCAATTTCTGATTTATAAGCACTTTTCGTTTACAACGATTACTCTACGGTTTCAACAATTCTCTTTTGTGTTGGTAGGGCACCAAGAGAGTCGATTGGGTAAGCCTATCAACGTCATGCGCATCGAGTAATCCATCTGAGTAATCAGCGCCCTTCTGCTGACGCGACTAACGAAAGCAGTTCTCTCCAGCTTTGGCAACTCAAAAGGCGATCATCTTGAATAATACTGTAAATCCTTTTGTAAAATTAAATGTGCTGATTCAAGGTGCCGAAATTCCCGATGCTGTATCCGGAGCCGTCCGGATATAAATCACGTTGCCGAACCCAGCAAATTACGGATACGGAGTACTCAATTCCCAGATCAAGTGAGCCAGTCATGTTGTGCCAGAAGCTATGTCCAGCGCAATTTTCTGGATATCCATGCAAAAGATCATAGGGTTGTCTGTTAAGTGTCATTATTTTCTTTGTCAGTATAAATGAACCGGATCGCAGTCTTTAACAGCTGGGAACGTGCATG
This genomic window contains:
- a CDS encoding hypothetical protein (MEROPS:MER0000432); the protein is MRCLYLLILSVGSLCATSETISLPNVNATFAKTPKPFQIHVDQGFIEDTRQRVAHTRSPLFINESSDGPGTENFTSVRDFWVNEYDWNTTEASINKRFEQFTTIVEPEIDNVTHSVPLHFVHHRSPRSDAIPLLFIHGWPGSFLEVGNIIEHLTNPPNTSLPAFHVVAPSIPGFGFSPAPTQPGFGPAAASYAFNELMLQLGYSRYVIQGGDFGGVILRYQAHNFPKNVISALSNFWIIQPGNNDLRRLAQGESTPDEVAYIKIIENYENQGSGYRLIMSTEPLTLAFGMTDSPLGNAMWMYSIMKRVIDPAIMAWTPEEIITWSMMYWIQGPYGGMRFYKEVQDDGGFETLDFGTLPVVEIPVAISQFPYDLTYRMPIDWAKRGGNVLKRTVHDHGGHFAAYEVPDLLLHDIWSWFGDKEASGTKVFD